A portion of the Bacillus sp. es.034 genome contains these proteins:
- a CDS encoding inorganic phosphate transporter — translation MDTILILTILIVVGALAFDFINGFHDTANAIATAVSTKALKPRHAIILAAVMNFAGALAFTGVAKTITKDIVDPFSLENGTIVILAALLAAITWNLVTWYYGIPSSSSHALIGAIAGAAIAAAGVSALNYKGFIKIIQALIFSPLLAFVIGFIIYSIFKVVFKNRNLAKTNRNFRSIQIATAALQSFTHGTNDAQKAMGIITMALIVNNYQTSDDIQTWVQVSCATAMGLGTSIGGWKIIKTVGGKIMKIRPVNGVAADLTGAAVIFGATAIHLPVSTTHVISSSILGVGSAHRLKGVKWGTAQRMLITWIITLPISASLAAIFFYILNLFL, via the coding sequence ATGGATACAATTTTAATTTTAACCATACTTATCGTTGTGGGGGCCCTTGCATTTGATTTCATCAACGGGTTCCATGATACGGCAAATGCCATCGCGACAGCTGTATCGACAAAGGCACTGAAGCCAAGGCATGCCATCATCCTGGCAGCCGTCATGAATTTTGCCGGCGCTCTCGCTTTCACAGGAGTCGCCAAAACGATCACCAAGGACATCGTCGATCCCTTTTCCCTGGAGAACGGGACGATCGTCATCCTGGCAGCGCTTCTTGCAGCGATCACATGGAATTTAGTGACATGGTATTACGGGATACCCAGCAGTTCCTCCCATGCATTGATCGGGGCGATCGCAGGGGCCGCCATTGCGGCGGCTGGTGTCTCGGCACTTAATTATAAAGGGTTCATTAAAATCATCCAGGCGTTGATTTTTTCTCCCCTTTTGGCTTTTGTGATCGGATTCATCATCTATAGCATATTCAAGGTCGTTTTCAAAAATCGGAATTTGGCGAAAACGAACCGGAATTTCCGCTCGATCCAGATTGCGACAGCGGCACTTCAATCGTTCACCCATGGTACGAACGATGCGCAAAAAGCGATGGGGATCATCACCATGGCCTTGATCGTGAACAATTATCAAACCTCCGATGATATCCAGACGTGGGTTCAGGTTTCCTGTGCCACGGCCATGGGTCTCGGGACGTCGATCGGCGGATGGAAGATCATCAAAACCGTTGGCGGAAAAATCATGAAAATCCGACCGGTAAATGGAGTGGCAGCAGACTTGACGGGTGCGGCTGTCATTTTTGGTGCAACGGCGATTCACTTACCTGTCAGTACGACACACGTCATCTCTTCTTCCATCCTTGGTGTGGGTTCCGCTCACAGATTGAAGGGCGTGAAATGGGGGACGGCTCAAAGAATGTTGATCACATGGATCATCACATTGCCCATTTCGGCAAGTCTTGCCGCCATCTTCTTTTATATCTTGAATCTATTTTTATAA